In the Armatimonadota bacterium genome, one interval contains:
- a CDS encoding bifunctional 3,4-dihydroxy-2-butanone-4-phosphate synthase/GTP cyclohydrolase II, translating into MFSKIEEALEDLRAGHMVIVTDDEDRENEGDFVMAAEKVTPEHVNFMITHGRGTLCVPLTAARLEQLSLPLMVQRNTAALGTAFTVTVDASHGTTTGISAFDRARTIQTLVDPAAKPSDLARPGHVFPLQAAEGGVLRRAGHTEASVDLARLAGLQPAGVVCEILSENGSSARLPELREIADRAGLKIITIADLIKYRRRTERLIEKVAETDLPTSYGLFRVHGYKSKVDPNPYIALTMGDVTTGEPTLVRIHSSCLTGDILSSLRCDCGDQLQLALARIAQEGRGLLLYIEQEGRGIGILNKLRAYELQDEGADTVEANELLGLPPDARDYGIGAQILVDLGVSKIRLMTNNPAKRAGMEGYDLEIVERVPLEITPNDMNARYLKTKRDKMGHLLEKIEH; encoded by the coding sequence ATGTTCAGCAAGATAGAAGAGGCGCTGGAGGACCTGCGCGCGGGTCACATGGTGATCGTGACCGACGACGAGGACCGCGAGAACGAAGGCGATTTCGTGATGGCGGCGGAAAAGGTCACGCCGGAGCACGTCAACTTCATGATCACGCACGGTCGCGGCACCCTTTGCGTGCCGCTTACGGCCGCGCGCCTGGAACAGCTCAGCCTGCCCCTGATGGTCCAGCGCAATACCGCCGCGCTTGGCACGGCGTTCACGGTCACCGTTGACGCATCGCACGGCACGACGACCGGAATCTCGGCCTTCGACCGCGCGCGGACCATTCAGACGCTGGTGGATCCGGCGGCCAAACCGTCCGATCTGGCGCGCCCAGGACACGTTTTTCCGCTTCAGGCCGCTGAAGGTGGCGTCTTGCGCCGGGCCGGGCACACGGAAGCCAGCGTGGACCTGGCGCGCCTCGCCGGGCTTCAGCCCGCCGGCGTCGTGTGCGAGATTCTGAGCGAAAACGGTTCCAGCGCCCGTCTGCCGGAACTCCGCGAGATCGCCGATCGAGCCGGCCTGAAGATCATCACAATCGCCGACCTAATCAAATACCGCCGACGCACCGAACGCCTCATCGAGAAGGTCGCCGAGACCGATCTTCCCACGTCGTACGGCCTGTTCCGTGTCCACGGCTACAAAAGCAAAGTCGATCCGAACCCGTACATCGCTCTCACGATGGGCGATGTCACGACAGGCGAGCCAACCCTCGTACGCATACACAGTTCCTGCCTTACGGGCGACATCCTTTCCAGTCTGCGATGTGACTGCGGCGACCAGCTGCAACTGGCCCTTGCCCGGATTGCCCAGGAAGGTCGAGGACTCCTGCTTTACATTGAGCAGGAAGGCCGCGGTATCGGGATACTGAACAAATTGCGGGCCTACGAACTGCAGGACGAAGGCGCGGACACCGTGGAGGCGAACGAATTGCTGGGCTTGCCGCCGGACGCGCGGGACTACGGCATCGGCGCGCAGATACTGGTGGACCTGGGGGTCAGCAAGATTCGCCTGATGACGAACAATCCCGCGAAACGCGCCGGCATGGAAGGCTATGACCTAGAAATCGTCGAGCGCGTCCCGCTGGAGATAACACCGAACGACATGAACGCCCGCTACCTCAAGACCAAGCGCGACAAAATGGGGCACTTGCTCGAGAAGATCGAACACTGA
- the rpe gene encoding ribulose-phosphate 3-epimerase, protein MIGSGDPAIKISVSLLACDFARIGEQVSEAERAGADIIHLDVMDGAFVPNISFGVPVINSVRKVTGLPLQTHLMIQDADRYIEAFRKAGSDQIWVHAEASPHLHRSLQAIHAAGAKAGVALNPHTPLDVLEWVKDDLDAVLIMTVNPGFGGQSFIEAMLPKIRAARAMLGPNVDVAVDGGVDARTAPLVVDAGANVLIAGTAVFSHPGGVAAGIAALR, encoded by the coding sequence ATGATCGGCTCGGGCGATCCAGCCATCAAGATTTCCGTATCCTTGCTGGCATGCGATTTCGCCCGCATCGGGGAACAGGTCTCGGAAGCCGAACGTGCCGGGGCGGACATCATTCACCTCGACGTGATGGACGGCGCGTTCGTTCCGAACATATCGTTTGGCGTGCCGGTCATCAACAGCGTGCGTAAGGTAACCGGGCTGCCGTTGCAGACGCACCTGATGATCCAGGATGCTGATCGCTACATCGAGGCGTTTCGAAAAGCCGGCAGCGATCAGATCTGGGTTCACGCCGAGGCGTCGCCCCATCTGCATCGTTCTTTGCAGGCTATCCACGCCGCCGGGGCGAAAGCGGGCGTCGCGCTCAATCCGCACACCCCGCTGGACGTGCTGGAGTGGGTGAAGGACGACCTCGACGCGGTGCTCATTATGACTGTCAACCCGGGGTTCGGCGGGCAGTCATTCATCGAAGCGATGCTGCCAAAGATCCGCGCAGCGCGGGCCATGCTGGGCCCGAACGTCGATGTGGCCGTTGACGGCGGAGTGGACGCGAGGACGGCGCCCTTAGTGGTGGATGCGGGCGCCAACGTGCTGATCGCGGGCACAGCTGTTTTCTCACACCCCGGTGGTGTGGCCGCCGGCATTGCTGCTCTGCGTTAG
- a CDS encoding riboflavin synthase — protein MFTGIIEEVGKVRAVEPRGEALILRVECAKVREDAGPASSIAVDGVCLTVVEVAADSVGFDVMPETLSKTALGVLKPGSPVNLERAMRVGDRLGGHFVQGHVDGVGTVTRVDAEGEWYLIAITAPELVKRYLIPHGSVSVDGVSLTVARLDPDEFTVALIPHTLENTGLGAKRAGDLVNLEADMLGKYVDSLMTERK, from the coding sequence ATGTTTACTGGAATCATCGAGGAAGTTGGAAAGGTTCGCGCGGTTGAACCGCGTGGCGAAGCCCTTATTCTGCGCGTGGAATGTGCGAAGGTCCGTGAGGACGCGGGACCGGCCAGCAGTATCGCCGTGGATGGCGTATGTCTGACGGTGGTGGAAGTCGCCGCGGACTCCGTGGGGTTCGACGTGATGCCGGAAACACTTAGCAAGACCGCTCTCGGCGTGCTGAAGCCCGGCTCTCCCGTGAACCTTGAGCGCGCCATGCGCGTAGGAGACCGGCTGGGCGGCCATTTCGTTCAGGGTCATGTGGACGGCGTCGGTACCGTCACCCGGGTGGACGCGGAGGGCGAATGGTATCTCATCGCGATAACAGCCCCCGAACTCGTGAAGCGTTACCTTATCCCGCACGGCAGCGTCAGCGTGGACGGCGTGAGCCTGACCGTTGCCCGCCTGGACCCGGATGAGTTCACCGTGGCCCTGATTCCGCATACATTGGAGAATACCGGGCTCGGTGCGAAGAGGGCCGGCGACCTCGTGAACCTTGAGGCCGACATGCTCGGCAAATACGTTGACAGTTTGATGACGGAGAGAAAGTAG
- a CDS encoding protein kinase: MSDSSTTGSKNDAPLIAGRYELEQRVGEGALFDVARARDRETGRTVAVKILKSALARDRRFAARLVAEAKATESLIDSHVARVFDSGLDDGSVCIVTEFVPGANLRDRIRRTAPMPVAVAVDIAVEIAEALAAAHAAGIVHGDLRPENVLLTQQSFVKVADFGLSRAISASPDLEQNSLLRWVQCASWEAAEGQIPTPASDTYSLGCILYEMLTGAPVFPGDNAIVVALKHAKDTPRPIDAVNPSVPKPLADLVMRCLEKEPGARYAEGAAMLADLRRIQDALRYNKPLDFTPAQVLKPVTHTKRPERTEDYYDDGDPKIVVILRALILMLIGAGLVAVCVLLYNALQPQKEIVVPDVIGKDKGEAQQILLDKGLQSNLKMTENRRHAGEVVNQDPEPNGTVRPNRTILLLVSKGPRMTTVPALTEMSIDRAREIAAAANLAVKKTALKHSEDIQKDYVMDQDPPAAEQVAPGSTVKVTVSLGPVPVPAPPPPVDTYNPDNPAPPGASYGAAGAPTGRPRSFKISFQIPATGYEEPVEVQLVIVDDRGETTVADEQHRLGEVVTKNVDTVGDGVRIRVFLNGKLYSQELK; the protein is encoded by the coding sequence ATGTCGGACTCAAGCACAACTGGATCGAAAAACGACGCCCCCCTGATCGCGGGGCGCTACGAACTCGAACAGCGGGTTGGCGAGGGCGCGCTCTTTGACGTCGCTCGCGCCCGGGACCGCGAGACCGGGCGAACCGTCGCCGTGAAGATCCTAAAATCCGCGCTTGCCCGTGACCGCCGCTTCGCGGCCCGCCTCGTCGCCGAGGCGAAGGCGACCGAATCGCTGATCGACTCGCACGTGGCCCGCGTTTTCGATTCCGGCCTGGACGATGGCAGCGTGTGCATCGTTACAGAGTTTGTGCCCGGCGCCAACCTGCGTGACCGCATCCGGCGTACGGCGCCGATGCCGGTCGCCGTTGCCGTGGACATCGCCGTTGAGATTGCCGAAGCGCTTGCGGCCGCGCACGCCGCCGGCATCGTGCACGGCGATCTCCGGCCGGAGAACGTGCTGTTGACCCAGCAGTCGTTCGTCAAGGTCGCGGATTTCGGGCTTTCGCGCGCCATTTCCGCCAGCCCCGACCTCGAGCAGAATTCGCTTCTTCGGTGGGTGCAGTGCGCGTCTTGGGAAGCGGCCGAGGGGCAGATTCCCACACCCGCCTCCGACACCTACAGCCTTGGGTGTATTCTGTACGAGATGCTTACGGGCGCGCCGGTCTTCCCTGGTGACAACGCCATCGTGGTCGCGCTGAAGCACGCGAAGGACACCCCCCGGCCCATAGACGCCGTGAATCCCTCGGTTCCGAAGCCCCTGGCCGACCTCGTGATGCGGTGTCTCGAGAAGGAACCGGGCGCGCGATACGCCGAGGGCGCCGCTATGCTGGCCGATCTGCGCCGCATCCAGGACGCTTTGCGATACAATAAGCCATTGGACTTCACTCCTGCACAGGTGCTCAAACCAGTGACACACACCAAACGACCGGAACGAACTGAAGACTACTACGATGACGGCGATCCGAAGATTGTCGTCATTTTGCGGGCGCTGATCCTGATGCTTATCGGCGCCGGCCTCGTCGCCGTCTGCGTGCTCCTGTACAACGCCCTTCAGCCGCAGAAAGAGATTGTCGTCCCCGATGTGATCGGAAAGGACAAAGGGGAGGCGCAGCAGATTCTCCTGGACAAGGGCCTCCAGTCCAACCTGAAGATGACCGAGAACCGGCGTCACGCCGGTGAAGTGGTGAACCAGGACCCGGAGCCCAACGGCACCGTCAGGCCCAACCGAACCATTCTGTTGCTGGTCAGCAAGGGACCGAGAATGACCACGGTGCCGGCGCTTACGGAGATGTCCATAGACCGCGCTAGGGAAATTGCCGCCGCGGCGAACCTCGCGGTGAAGAAGACCGCACTCAAACACAGCGAAGACATCCAGAAGGACTACGTGATGGACCAGGACCCGCCGGCCGCCGAACAGGTCGCGCCGGGGTCCACAGTGAAGGTCACTGTCAGCCTGGGCCCGGTACCGGTGCCCGCCCCACCGCCTCCGGTGGATACGTATAACCCGGATAACCCCGCCCCGCCCGGAGCGTCGTACGGAGCGGCAGGCGCGCCCACGGGACGCCCGCGCAGCTTCAAGATATCCTTCCAGATCCCCGCGACGGGTTATGAAGAGCCAGTCGAGGTTCAACTGGTTATCGTGGACGACCGCGGTGAAACCACTGTCGCCGATGAACAGCATCGGCTCGGTGAAGTTGTCACCAAGAACGTAGACACGGTGGGTGATGGCGTTCGCATCCGCGTATTCCTGAATGGCAAATTGTACAGTCAGGAGCTGAAATGA
- a CDS encoding Gfo/Idh/MocA family oxidoreductase: MTGAIIGCGRIVQDHHVPAWQALGRAAVSDWTIADPTSESRYAVQMALGVPAQHAYSDYRALLLRERPDFAVVNSPHVSHETIVIDCLRVGVPVLVEKPMAATLSAARRMIAVSEAEGVPLGVIHNYRSRPQSELARKLLADGAVGRPFLYRTESLGMGWHPGAAGYDADWRIRRAAAGGGCLLDNGYHGVYLSQDFCGTVESVFARIGALRPGVEVEDTALLLVTHEGGATTSLQAAWSLGGESAAVNEIYGDEGTMRFEPDGTVAISRGSGHWDRHHAAPDAGFQAVFKRFLECVQGHGVPCTTANEGLECLRVIRAAYASAQRGVPVRLADFEE, from the coding sequence GTGACGGGAGCGATCATCGGCTGTGGGCGCATCGTTCAAGACCACCACGTGCCGGCATGGCAGGCTCTCGGTCGTGCGGCCGTCAGCGACTGGACCATCGCGGACCCTACGTCCGAGAGCCGCTATGCCGTCCAGATGGCTTTGGGTGTCCCGGCCCAGCACGCGTACAGCGATTATCGCGCGCTGCTCTTGCGGGAACGCCCGGACTTCGCGGTCGTGAACTCGCCGCACGTGTCTCACGAGACGATCGTGATCGACTGTCTGCGCGTTGGGGTCCCCGTTCTAGTGGAGAAGCCGATGGCCGCGACTCTATCCGCCGCGCGACGCATGATCGCTGTCTCCGAGGCCGAGGGCGTTCCGCTGGGCGTCATCCACAACTACCGGTCGCGGCCTCAAAGCGAACTCGCCAGAAAGCTGCTTGCCGACGGGGCGGTTGGCCGCCCATTCCTGTACCGCACGGAATCGCTCGGAATGGGCTGGCACCCCGGCGCTGCGGGATACGATGCCGACTGGCGCATCCGCCGCGCGGCGGCGGGAGGAGGCTGTTTGCTGGATAACGGCTACCACGGCGTCTATCTTTCGCAGGATTTCTGCGGAACCGTGGAGTCCGTTTTTGCCCGCATCGGCGCGCTGCGTCCCGGCGTTGAGGTTGAAGACACCGCATTGCTGCTTGTGACGCACGAAGGCGGCGCGACGACCAGCCTTCAGGCGGCATGGAGCCTCGGTGGAGAGAGCGCCGCGGTCAACGAGATCTACGGCGACGAGGGCACCATGCGCTTCGAGCCCGATGGAACTGTGGCCATCAGCCGGGGGAGTGGACATTGGGACCGGCATCACGCGGCGCCGGACGCGGGATTTCAGGCCGTGTTCAAGCGCTTCCTGGAGTGCGTTCAGGGGCACGGCGTGCCGTGTACGACCGCCAACGAAGGCCTCGAATGCCTGCGTGTAATCCGCGCGGCCTATGCCAGCGCCCAGCGCGGCGTACCGGTACGATTGGCGGACTTCGAGGAGTAG
- a CDS encoding DUF362 domain-containing protein, which yields MSSLVAIVNTSPSTVLDDYARVMRLAGYQQALSPDRDTILKLNLSWTLFYPACSSPPWQLDGVLRAMLADGYRKGSLYPVENKTVVTDPWKGAANNGWLPVLKREGIPFTDLPSVEWTRYPFTNDFLVLNRIFPEGIEIPKMFVGRNVLHMPTVKTHGHSTTTGAIKNSFGGLLKEVRHYCHEFIHETLVDLLLMQREIHPGVFAVMDGAVCGDGAGPRTMVPREKNVLLASADQVAIDSVAASLMGFDPMAIPYLKMAHDRGLGCADISRIEIVGDTARAAERWGFSTRRSFVIWGDQMLRKGPLRLLKKPLLHSSLSGWAPAASNAYHDGWWYPMVGRRNVREFMRSDWGRLFETYLNPAPVS from the coding sequence ATGAGCAGCCTCGTCGCGATCGTCAATACGTCCCCATCGACCGTGTTGGACGATTACGCACGGGTGATGCGCCTCGCCGGCTATCAGCAGGCTCTCTCCCCGGATCGCGACACGATCCTCAAACTCAACCTGTCGTGGACCCTTTTCTATCCGGCGTGCTCCTCGCCCCCGTGGCAGCTTGACGGCGTTCTCCGGGCCATGCTCGCCGACGGTTATCGCAAGGGGTCGCTCTACCCGGTTGAGAACAAGACGGTCGTTACCGACCCTTGGAAGGGGGCCGCGAATAATGGCTGGCTGCCGGTCCTCAAGCGCGAAGGCATTCCGTTCACCGATCTTCCGAGCGTCGAGTGGACACGCTATCCGTTCACGAACGATTTCCTGGTGCTGAACAGGATCTTCCCGGAGGGGATTGAAATCCCCAAAATGTTCGTCGGTCGAAACGTGCTGCATATGCCGACCGTAAAGACCCACGGACACAGCACAACCACGGGGGCGATCAAGAATTCGTTTGGCGGTCTCCTCAAGGAAGTACGGCACTATTGCCACGAGTTTATCCACGAGACGCTGGTGGACCTTCTCCTGATGCAGAGGGAGATCCACCCCGGAGTCTTCGCGGTGATGGACGGCGCTGTGTGCGGCGATGGAGCCGGTCCCCGCACCATGGTCCCGCGGGAAAAGAACGTGTTGTTGGCAAGCGCCGATCAGGTGGCGATCGACAGCGTCGCGGCGTCGCTGATGGGTTTTGATCCGATGGCGATCCCGTACCTGAAAATGGCGCATGACCGCGGGTTGGGGTGCGCGGATATCAGCCGGATCGAGATAGTAGGAGACACCGCGCGGGCCGCGGAGAGATGGGGTTTCAGCACACGGCGATCGTTCGTCATCTGGGGCGACCAGATGCTTCGAAAGGGACCGCTGCGCCTGCTGAAGAAGCCTCTGCTGCATTCCTCGCTGAGCGGATGGGCGCCGGCGGCTTCGAACGCGTATCATGATGGCTGGTGGTACCCGATGGTGGGCCGCCGCAATGTGCGCGAGTTCATGCGCTCGGACTGGGGTCGCCTTTTTGAGACATACCTGAACCCGGCGCCCGTGTCGTGA
- the cobA gene encoding uroporphyrinogen-III C-methyltransferase — protein MAGKVYLVGAGPGDPGLITVRGREALEAADVIVYDRLASPRLLKHCRVDAERVYVGKQSSRHTLTQDEINALIVDRALAGKTVCRLKGGDPFVYGRGGEEAEECVKAGVPFVIVPGVTSAIAAPAYAGIPVTHRKLCSALGIITGHEDPGKTESSIRWAGLAEGLDTLVFLMGVENLPNIVRELVANGKAPETPVALVRWGTTSDQATLTGTLADIVDRVREAGFKAPAVTIVGEVVNLRETLRWWDNRPLSGKRIVVTRSREQASELSERLEELGAETIEFPTIRIEPMPALEGSPVFGCLPLDYDWIIFTSANTVACLLAALKANGGDIRALGAAKLAAIGPATAESLAGMGLIVDYVPGEFVAEAVLAGFPDNPAGKRILIPRAEVAREVLPEELGARGAEVTVLPVYRTVPDGEGADELKARFENGQVDVVTFTSSSTVRNFHDAIGDVPMDGVTVACIGPVTALTARELGYDVRVTADTYSVPGLIGALTKAIL, from the coding sequence GTGGCCGGAAAAGTCTATCTTGTTGGCGCTGGGCCGGGTGATCCCGGCCTTATCACCGTCCGGGGGCGCGAAGCCCTCGAAGCGGCGGACGTAATCGTCTACGACCGCCTGGCATCGCCTCGCCTGCTGAAGCATTGCCGCGTGGACGCCGAGCGCGTGTATGTAGGCAAGCAGTCGTCGCGCCATACCCTTACCCAGGACGAGATTAACGCGCTCATCGTGGATCGGGCGCTGGCCGGCAAGACGGTGTGCCGCCTCAAGGGCGGGGATCCGTTCGTATATGGCCGTGGCGGCGAGGAGGCCGAGGAATGCGTTAAGGCCGGCGTACCGTTTGTGATCGTGCCTGGCGTCACCTCCGCTATCGCCGCCCCGGCGTACGCGGGCATCCCTGTTACGCACCGCAAACTATGCTCGGCCCTCGGCATCATCACGGGGCACGAAGACCCGGGCAAGACCGAATCTTCTATCCGCTGGGCCGGGCTGGCCGAGGGGCTGGACACTCTGGTCTTTCTGATGGGCGTTGAGAATCTGCCCAACATCGTTCGCGAACTCGTGGCGAACGGCAAGGCTCCCGAAACCCCGGTGGCGCTTGTCCGATGGGGAACGACCAGCGATCAGGCGACTCTCACCGGCACCCTGGCCGATATTGTGGACCGCGTCCGCGAGGCGGGGTTCAAGGCGCCCGCCGTTACCATCGTGGGCGAGGTCGTCAATCTCCGCGAAACGCTTCGGTGGTGGGACAACCGGCCGCTGAGCGGCAAGAGAATTGTCGTCACACGCTCTCGCGAGCAGGCGTCCGAACTCAGCGAACGTTTGGAAGAACTCGGGGCCGAAACCATCGAGTTTCCAACTATCCGAATTGAGCCGATGCCGGCCCTGGAAGGCTCGCCCGTCTTCGGCTGCCTGCCTCTGGATTACGATTGGATCATCTTCACGTCCGCCAATACCGTTGCCTGCCTTCTGGCAGCGCTCAAGGCGAATGGTGGAGACATACGTGCGCTGGGAGCCGCCAAACTGGCCGCCATTGGACCGGCAACCGCCGAATCGCTGGCGGGCATGGGGCTGATCGTGGACTATGTGCCGGGTGAATTCGTCGCGGAGGCCGTGCTCGCCGGCTTCCCGGACAATCCTGCCGGCAAGCGCATCCTGATCCCGCGCGCCGAGGTTGCCCGGGAAGTGCTGCCGGAGGAACTCGGCGCGCGCGGAGCGGAGGTCACGGTCCTGCCGGTCTACCGCACTGTGCCCGATGGAGAAGGCGCAGATGAGCTCAAGGCTCGATTCGAGAACGGGCAGGTGGACGTTGTCACCTTCACCAGTAGCAGCACCGTGCGGAATTTTCACGACGCGATCGGCGACGTCCCAATGGACGGCGTCACCGTCGCCTGTATCGGCCCGGTGACAGCGCTGACCGCTCGCGAACTCGGCTACGACGTTCGCGTAACCGCGGACACTTACAGCGTCCCCGGCCTCATCGGGGCGCTCACGAAGGCGATTCTGTGA
- the ribH gene encoding 6,7-dimethyl-8-ribityllumazine synthase: protein MRHYENTTGEGVTAEGLRIAVAASRYNRDVTDALLNGALSALREAGAAEADVTVVRVPGAFELPLALQALLNTGMFDAAVALGAVVRGGTPHFDFVAQGCMQGLMRVSLDSGIPIGFGVLTTDNQAQALERSRPDEANKGREAALTAVEMALCVRPVQPIAEGAEA from the coding sequence ATGAGGCACTACGAGAACACCACAGGCGAAGGCGTCACGGCGGAAGGTCTGCGTATTGCCGTTGCGGCAAGCCGCTACAATCGCGATGTGACCGATGCGCTGCTGAACGGCGCGCTGTCCGCCCTGCGTGAGGCCGGGGCGGCTGAGGCGGACGTTACGGTCGTTCGCGTTCCGGGTGCATTCGAACTGCCTCTCGCATTGCAGGCTCTCCTGAACACAGGCATGTTCGATGCCGCGGTTGCCCTGGGCGCCGTAGTTCGCGGCGGTACACCACATTTCGATTTCGTGGCTCAGGGCTGCATGCAGGGTCTGATGCGCGTGAGCCTTGACTCGGGTATCCCCATCGGCTTCGGCGTGCTAACGACCGATAATCAGGCCCAGGCGCTTGAGCGGAGCCGCCCGGACGAGGCGAACAAGGGCCGGGAAGCCGCCCTGACCGCCGTCGAAATGGCCCTCTGCGTCAGGCCGGTGCAGCCGATCGCGGAAGGGGCCGAAGCGTGA
- the ribD gene encoding bifunctional diaminohydroxyphosphoribosylaminopyrimidine deaminase/5-amino-6-(5-phosphoribosylamino)uracil reductase RibD, with amino-acid sequence MMNDAAWMCAAYREAVRAVGSTHPNPPVGCVIVRDGVVVGRGHTQPPPGPHAEVTSLEQAGRLARGATAYVSLEPCNHHGRTPPCASALIEAGISRVVAGVRDPNPLASGGFDSLQKAGVGTAVLDPGGRAAALLAPFLHWARTGRPYVLLKAAMTLDGKTASASGESRWITSSVARAYVHRLRARFGAVMVGVETALIDDPLLTVRHEHSSLEARSQPARIVMDSHLRLPVESRLVASAASSPLIAACGETASAERENRLREAGVVVLRVPERDGKPDFAILLAELGMRGVTGIVLEGGGELAFTALRDGCVNEVLYFIAPTLMGGRDAHTPIGGAGFASPAVSARLSDITIRRCGRDFVFRGFVR; translated from the coding sequence ATGATGAATGATGCAGCATGGATGTGCGCGGCCTACCGGGAAGCCGTGCGGGCCGTGGGGAGCACGCACCCCAATCCTCCGGTGGGGTGTGTCATCGTTCGCGACGGCGTTGTCGTCGGGCGCGGACATACACAGCCACCGCCCGGCCCCCACGCTGAAGTCACATCGCTGGAGCAGGCCGGCCGTCTGGCCCGCGGGGCGACCGCTTACGTTTCGCTGGAACCGTGCAACCACCACGGTCGGACACCGCCGTGCGCGTCGGCCCTTATTGAAGCCGGCATTTCACGCGTGGTTGCCGGCGTCCGCGATCCCAACCCTCTGGCATCCGGCGGGTTTGATTCGCTTCAGAAGGCGGGAGTCGGTACGGCTGTGCTGGATCCGGGTGGCCGCGCCGCAGCCCTGCTGGCCCCGTTTCTGCATTGGGCCCGCACCGGGCGTCCCTATGTGCTGCTGAAGGCCGCGATGACCCTGGACGGGAAGACGGCATCCGCAAGCGGTGAGTCTCGTTGGATCACATCTTCGGTCGCTCGAGCATACGTCCACCGCCTGCGCGCCCGGTTCGGAGCGGTCATGGTCGGCGTCGAAACCGCGCTCATCGATGATCCTCTGTTGACGGTCCGCCACGAGCATTCATCGCTTGAGGCGCGGTCGCAGCCTGCGCGAATCGTGATGGATTCCCACCTCCGCCTGCCGGTCGAATCCCGCCTCGTCGCGTCCGCAGCGTCCTCGCCGCTCATCGCCGCTTGCGGAGAGACCGCGAGTGCGGAACGCGAAAACCGTCTGCGCGAGGCCGGAGTCGTGGTGCTCCGCGTTCCCGAGCGTGACGGGAAACCCGACTTTGCTATACTGCTTGCGGAGCTGGGAATGCGGGGCGTTACCGGAATCGTGCTCGAGGGCGGCGGCGAACTTGCCTTTACCGCTCTGCGGGACGGTTGTGTCAACGAGGTCCTGTATTTTATTGCGCCGACGCTCATGGGCGGGCGCGATGCCCATACGCCCATCGGGGGTGCCGGGTTCGCGTCGCCGGCGGTGTCGGCGCGGCTGAGCGATATCACTATACGCCGCTGCGGCAGGGATTTTGTATTTCGAGGTTTTGTCAGGTAA
- the aroB gene encoding 3-dehydroquinate synthase, with translation MKRTEKMIQVELGARTYPIIVRPGLTGGIADILPHLVPARRLLMVSHPVLMELHGHIIASDLLKAGYDLRVAVVPAGEKSKSLSMVARIYGEMAEAGLDRHGCVLALGGGVIGDLAGFAAATWLRGIDVIQIPTTLLAMVDSAIGGKTGVNLPIGKNLVGAFHQPRAVLADPDVLRTLPARDIRSGLAEVAKYGVIADAPLFEFMEANVNACAAGEPSALARCISDSAACKARVVSADECEGGLRAILNYGHTAGHAVEKAAGYRRLRHGEAVAIGMIAAARTGREMGITPGDAVRRIEALITALGLPASVPSGITADQLMAAMAFDKKARGGSVRWVMATRIGAVETGVEAPVDLVRSVLTGMGAV, from the coding sequence ATGAAGCGAACTGAAAAGATGATTCAAGTGGAGCTGGGCGCGCGGACATACCCCATAATCGTTCGCCCCGGTCTGACGGGTGGGATCGCGGATATCCTCCCGCACCTGGTCCCCGCACGGCGCCTGCTAATGGTGTCACATCCCGTTCTGATGGAACTACACGGGCATATCATCGCGTCAGATCTATTGAAGGCCGGATATGACCTCCGCGTGGCGGTTGTGCCGGCCGGGGAAAAGTCGAAATCGCTGTCTATGGTCGCTCGTATTTACGGCGAGATGGCCGAGGCGGGCCTGGATCGCCACGGCTGCGTGCTGGCGCTGGGTGGCGGCGTGATAGGAGACCTGGCCGGGTTCGCGGCGGCAACGTGGCTCCGGGGAATAGACGTCATCCAGATTCCAACCACGCTTCTGGCGATGGTTGATTCGGCCATTGGCGGTAAGACGGGTGTGAACCTGCCCATCGGCAAGAATCTGGTGGGCGCTTTTCATCAACCGAGGGCGGTCCTTGCCGATCCGGACGTCCTGCGAACCCTTCCTGCCCGCGACATTCGTAGCGGGTTGGCCGAGGTGGCGAAATACGGCGTCATCGCCGATGCGCCACTGTTTGAGTTCATGGAGGCGAACGTGAACGCGTGCGCGGCGGGCGAGCCTTCCGCACTGGCTCGCTGCATCTCCGATTCCGCGGCCTGCAAGGCGCGGGTTGTGAGTGCGGACGAATGCGAGGGCGGCCTGCGGGCCATACTGAATTACGGGCACACGGCCGGACATGCCGTGGAGAAGGCTGCCGGTTACCGAAGGCTTCGGCACGGCGAGGCGGTCGCTATCGGGATGATCGCCGCCGCGCGCACAGGCCGGGAAATGGGCATCACACCCGGGGATGCGGTTCGTCGAATCGAGGCCCTGATCACCGCGCTTGGTTTGCCCGCGAGTGTGCCGTCGGGTATCACGGCGGATCAGTTGATGGCGGCGATGGCGTTCGATAAGAAAGCCCGGGGCGGCAGCGTGCGGTGGGTGATGGCTACGCGTATCGGAGCCGTGGAAACCGGCGTCGAGGCGCCGGTTGACCTTGTCCGCTCCGTCCTGACTGGCATGGGTGCCGTGTAG